The window GCCGCCGCAAAGGCGGCTGGAGCGCCCATGAGAATGAGAGAAATCAGGGTTACTATGAATATGCTCAAGCGTCTCATACTTTGTCCTCTTCTATTAATGCAACATGTTCAGTTCAATAGTTAATCCCCCCGCAAGAATCAAAAATCACACTCAACGTCATCGCCTAGCGATAAGGGGTCGTAGTGAGTTAATTCAGATTAATCACTACGACCCCTTTGGCGCGCTTAAGGATTGTATTTCAGCGTGCCGGGGTCCGTTTCTCCGAAGGTCAGATACCACCCTTGCCCCAACTGACCGCCCTGCACGGCTGGGGGTACAAAGTTACTGAAGGCTTTGGTGGTAACGTTATAGCGGCGTACCGCCCCGGTGTCGGGTCCGCCGCCGCTTATCGGGACGAAGAGGTCGCCTTCTGGGCCAAAGAGCAATGCCTGTGCAAAGGCACGCGCCTGGCCGGGCTGATACAGATCGATCTGGTTCACGCACGTCCCTGAACCATCGAAGACCAGGATCTTGTCCGTGTCGTTGGGGTTTGCGCGGAAAGCGGCGACATAAAGCATTCCATCGGGCCCAAACGCTAGGCCGTCCGGGCGGTGGAGATGGGTGGCACACCCGGCGTCTGTGTAGCGGGCGAAGACGCTATGAAAGGACCCGTTATCGCTGGGGTCAAAGCGCAGAATCCAACCGGCTACCGGGGTGACTAACGGGTTGAAATTGGCGCTTTGTGGGTCGAGGTCATGGGTGACGGAAACATAGAGGAGTTCGTCAGGTCCGAGCACGACGCCGCGCGGATGAAACTCATCCGTGGAAAACGCCCCCGGAAACTCAGTAACGGGATCGGGCGTCAGGTCGGCGAGCAACACCCCGTTTCCTGTGTATGCCAGTAGTCTGCCGGGTGGATTGTTCTTCCCTGTGCCTGACTGGTCGGCGACGAACAGGACATCATCCCCCGGGACGATCCTCAGGACGATGCCGCTAGGCGCAAAAGGTGCGTTCGGGGTATTGTGGGGAATAAGCGCGCCCAAGAACTTGCCGGTCGCGCCGCTATGTTTCAAAATCTCCCCTGATTTGTTGGCTCCGGCGTTCTGATTGGAAACCAGTAGATCATCATCCGAGTTAAAGATGAGGCCCCTGGGCCCTTTTATTGGGCTATTCCCTTTCTTGACGAATTCACCCAGAAATGCCCCGGTGACTGCATCGAAGCGCTTCACCGTATTGTCACTTTGATCACCAACGTATAGAGAGTCTGCATAGGTGGGGGTGATGCCAAGCCCCACGATCAGCACTAGCACAGCAAGGCTAACTCTTGCTCTAACGCCGTGTAAATTCTGTAGGTTGTTCTTCATGACATGCTCCTTGTGGACTTTGGTAGTCGTTAACTTTTTACCCACCGTTGCGTTATCTATCTTTGTTGCGAGCTACGAACTAAAGGGGTCGCAGACATTAGCGATAAGGGGCCGTAGTGATTTAGTTCAGATTAATCACTGCGACCCCTTTGGCCGATGGAAGGCTCCGAAGGCTCGGCCGGCCGGTGAAAAAATGGGCGGCTGCCAAAACTGAGTGCAACCGCCGAGCAATTACCTATACGGGTTGGCGGTCGCACAAAACTTCGAATGTGTCGACAACCGACGTCTCTTCACCATTGGCATTGATCGTGAAGTGAAAAAGAGCACGTATGAACAGATCCGGCACGTCCGGGTCCAACGCGATCAGCCTTACTAAAATTGGCTGCGTGCCAGTCACAACACCGGCGGTGGTTTCGGTTGACGCGCCGCTCGCAGAATCGCCGAGCACATACTTGGCACCGCTGGTCAATCCCACGCCCGTGCCGCGGGTGCTTTGTTGGACCACGACGTGCACCCCACCGGAAGCATCCTGCATAACATTGAATTCAGATAAAAACTTCCCGGTAACGGCGATATCCTCTCCATTGCAGAAGTTAGAACCAATGCCCTCGAACGGCTGCCAGTCGGGGCGGTCATTCTGCGCCGAAGGCGCCGCCGCAAAGGCTGTTGCAGCGCCCATGAGCATGAGAGAAATCAGGGTTACTATGAATATGCTCAAGCGTCTCATCTTTTGTCCTCTTCTATTAATGCAGCATGTTCAGCTCAATAGTTAATCCCCCGCAATAATCAATAGTCACACTAAAACAGGCGCACAGTTACTCTTCCTTTAGAAGGACGAGCCGCACCATTCGAGAAGGCAAAACTTGCGAGTGAATTTTAGACTCAAGGGGCATAGAGCGACCATTTTTATCAGATCGCTTTGCGCTAATCATTAGTGCTAAAAAGTTAAAACCAACTAAAGCGTTAACTAAAAGTTACAACTAAAAGTGTTGTAGCCATTTAACTTTAATTACTCCTATCGATTTCCAATCGAAGGGATTTTGCCTCCGTGCAGATTCAAGGTTTTCCGCAGCCAGGCAGGGCAAAACCTTGGCCGCCGATTGCAGCCATTGCGCGGCGGGGTGTGAGGCAGGACGCCGAGCAAGGCGCGCCCGGCACCAGCCTAGGCCGCGATTCGGCCGCTGCCCGTGGCGGGGGCTAAGCTTTGTAGGGTGGATAACGCTTTGCTTATCCACCATTACGCCGACACGGAGCGGTCACCGGAGAGACCTTGAACAGGTGCTTAGGCGGGCCTGGTTCTTTCTCGCTTTGTTGCTGGCCGGCTGCCAGCCCCCCCTGCAGCGCTTGCAGCAGCTCAGCGCCGCCCACGCGCATCGGGTGGAAATCTATCCGACTGCGCCCTTCCCGCTGGCCCTCAGCCTGCCGCAACAAGCGCCGGCGGCGAGCCATTTGCGCGTCTATCTGGAGGGCGAGGGTCATGCCTGGGCGACTGCCAGCCAGCCCAGCCTCGATCCCAGTCCGCACCAGCTGTTGCTGGCCGAACTGGCGCTGAGCGACCCGCAGCCCAGCGTCTACCTGGCGCGGCCCTGCCAGTTCGTCAGCGCCCCGGCCTGTCGGCCGGCGCTGTGGACCGATCGGCGCTTCGCCGCGGAAGTGCTGGCCAGCCTGGATCAGGCGTTGGAGCAGCTGAAGCGCCGCTACGGCAACCCAAGCTTCGAGCTGATCGGCTATTCCGGCGGTGGCGCGCTGGCCTTGCTGCTCGCCGCGCGGCGCGACGACGTCGAGCTGGTGCAGACCCTGGCCGGCAACCTGACGCCCACGCAGTGGACGCAACTGCTGCATTTGAGGCTGTTGCAGGACGCTCGCGAGCCGCTGAGCGAGCGTGCCAGGCTGGCGCAGATTCCCCAGCGCCACCTGGCCGGCGCCGCCGATCCCATAGTGCCGCCGCAGCTGCTGGAGTTGTATCGACGTCAACTGGGTCCGGCCAACTGCCTGGAGATTGCCGTGCTACCCGGGGTCAGCCATGCCGAAGGCTGGGCCCAGGCCTGGCCACAGTGGCGCGACCGGCCGCTGCGCTGCCAGCCCTAGCCGCCGTTCTCCAGCGCCAGCAGATTCAGCAGCGATTGGCCGAAGTAGCTCAGGTCCTGCTCCATCGCCAGCCGCGCGGCCTTGCCGTCGCCGGCTTGCAGGGCCTTGAGGGCGTCGTCGTGGAAGTCGTTGAGGCGCAGCGACAGGTCGGCTTCGGTGAACAGGCGGTTGAAGAACGGCCCGACCTGCAGCCACAGCCCTTCGATCATGCGCAGCAGCACCGGGTTGGCGCAGGCACGGTAGAGGGTCAGGTGGAAGCGGCTGTTGTCGTTCAGATAGCCCTGCACGTCGCGGCGCTCGAGCGCGCTTTCCATGCGCGCGACGCAGTCTTCGAGGGTCGTCAGTTCGGCGGCGCTCAGGCGGCCGGCGGCGATCTCCACCGCCAGGCCCTCGACCGCCAGGCGCGCCTGCAGCAGCTGCTGGAAGCGTTCGCGGGTCATCGCCGGCACCCGCAGCGAACGTTGCGCCTCGCCCTCCAGCGCGCCCTCGGCGACCAGGCGTTGCAGGGCGGCGCGCACCGGCATCGGGCTGGTGCCCCACTCGGCGGCGAGGTCGCGGATCTTCAGCCGCTGGCCGGGCTGGAAGCGCCCGGCCAGCAGGCCTTCGCGCAGACGTTGGTAGAGCTGTTCCTGCAGGTTGTCAGCCATGGTCTCAGCGCCCCCCGGCCGGTGGGGCGGGAAGTTGGGCGAGGGTCAGCGAGCAGTTGCGCATGGGGTTCTCCTGAAGAGGCATGGACGCCTGAATGAGCGAGCTAGAGCCAGGCTAGGCGCAGGTGCACTCGAAAAGCGCAGTTGACTGCAGTCAATGAGCATTTTCGGGTGCCCCTGCAACGCCGCCTGGCCGACGCGCAGCCATTCAGCAGGGGGCCTTGTTTTCGATCAGACAGTTACCGCCATCCACCACCAGCACTTCGCCGGTGATGTAGCTGCTTTCCGGCGAGGCGAGGAAGGCCACCGCCGCCGCCACTTCCTCCGGGCGGCCCGCGCGGCCGAGCGGCGTGTATTGGGCGGCGTGCTGCTCTTCCGCGGTGCTCGAACCGGTGGCGATCCAGCCCGGCGCCACGCTGTTGACGGTGATGCCCTGTTTGGCCACCTCCAGTGCCAGGCCCATGCTCATGCCGAGCATGCCGGCCTTGGCCGCGCTGTAGGCGGCCTCGCCGGGGTTGCTGCCGCGGGTGCCGGTGGTCGAGCTGATGTTGACGATGCGCCCGTAGCCGCGCGCCTGCATGCCGGCCAGCACGCCGCGGCTGAGCAGGAAGGCGCTGGTCAGGTTGCGCCCGAGCGACAGCTGCCAGGTCGCCAGGTCCATCGCCGCCAGCGCGGCGAACGGCTCGGGGCTGCCCTGCATGGCCATGCCGGCGTTGTTGACCAGGATGTCGACCCGGCCCCACTGCTGCTCGGCCCACTCGACCAGGGCGCCGACCTGCTGCTCGGCGGTCAGGTCGGCCGGCCGTGCGCGTGCTTCAATTCCCTCAGCGAGCAGTTCGGCGGCGCGCTGTTCGACCCGCGCGCTGCTGGCGGTGAGCAACAGACGCACGCCCTGGCGCCCGAGACGGCGGGCGATGGCCATGCCGATGCCCTGCTCGCTGCCGACCCCACTGATCAACGCTACTTGTCCGCGCATTTCCATTTTCTTCACCATCTGTGATCACAAACATGAAGTAACTGTACAGGAATACCGTTCAATACACAGATCTTGACTTATTTGTGATCACAAATGACGATGTGCGGAAATTCGAACGAGGTGTTCAACATGACCGCCAGTGGTATCGCCGCAGCTGCCGTGGAAGCCTTCGCCGCCCGTGAACGGCAGCGCTTCCTGGAGCAGAACCCAAAATCCGTCGCCCTCGCCGAGCGCGCCCGTCACTCGCTGTTCGGCGGCGTGCCGATGCACTGGATGGCCGACTGGTCGACGCCCAGCCCGCTGTTCGTCGAACGCGCCAAGGGCGCGCGCTTCTATGACGTCGACGGCCACGAATACATCGACTTCTGCCTCGGCGATACCGGCACCATGTTCGGCCACTCGCCCGACCCGATCGCCCGGGCCATCGCCGAACAGGCGGGCAGCGGCCTGACCACCATGCTCCCCGGCGAGGACGCGGTGGTCGCCGGCGAGCTGCTGGCCGCGCGCTTCGGCCTGCCCTACTGGCAGGTCACCGCCACCGCCACCGACTCCAACCGCTACGTGCTGCGCTGGGCGCGGGCGATCACCCAGCGCAAGACCCTGCTGGTGTTCGACGGCTGCTACCACGGCACCGTCGACGACGTCATGGTGCGCTGCCGCGACGGCGCGACCGTGCACCGCTCCGGGCTGGTCGGCCAGGCCTACGACCTGACCCAGTACAGCCGCGCGATCCCGTTCAACGACATCCAAGCGCTGGAGGCCGCGCTGGCCCAGGGCGACGTCTGCGCGCTGCTGTGCGAGCCGGCGATGACCAACATCGGCATGGTCCTGCCCGAGCCCGGTTTCATGCAGCAGTGCCGCGAGCTGACGCGCAAGTACGGCGCGCTGCTGATCATCGACGAGACCCACACCATCTCCACCGATATCGGCGGCTGCACCAAGCTGTGGGGCCTCGAGCCGGACTTCTTCGTGGTCGGCAAGCCGATCGCCGGCGGCGTGCCCTGCGGCATCTTCGGCTGCAGCGCGGCGATGGCCGAGGCCATGCAGCAGGCCCGACAGCAGGCCAGCGCAGGCAGCCAGGGCCACGGCCACAGCGGCATGGGCACCACCTTGTCGGCCAACGCCCTGGCCATGCACTGCATGCGCGCCAACCTCGAACAGGTGATGACCCAGGCCGCCTACGACCACATGCTGCCGCTGGCCAAGCGCCTGGCCGATGGCTTCCGCGGGCTGATCGCCAAACACGACCTGCAGTGGTCGGTGACCGAGCTGGGCGCGCGCAGCGAGTTCCAGTTCTGCCCGGTTTCACCGAAGACCGGCGCCGACGCCGAGGCGGCGTTCCACGACGAGCTGCAGATGGCCCTGCACCTGTACCTGATCAACCGCGGCATCCTGATCACGCCGTTCCACAACATGACCCTGTGCTGCCCGGACACCAGCGCCGCCGACGTCGACCGCCTGATCGCCACCCTCGACCAGGCGCTCGCCGAGCTGCTGGCGATTCCCGGCGCGCGCCTGAACCGCTGATCGTTCCCACGCTCTGCGTGGGAATGCAGCTCCAGACGCTCTGCGTCTGCGGGGCGCGGAGCGCCCCCGGGTGGGTTCCCACGCCGGAGCGTGGGACCATCAATGCCTTCCACCCTCTCCCCCGGCCCCTCTCCCATAAATGGGCGAGGGGAGAAAACCACAGGACCCCCACCATGCACTTCGCCGATATCCAGGAAGCCCGCGATTTCCTCGCCCAGCACCCCGAGGTGCGCAGCCTCGAGCTGTTCCTCATCGACGCCAACGGCGTGCCGCGCGGCAAGCTGTTGCACCGCGACGAGCTGCTGGCCATCTACGAGAACGGCCGGCCGCTGCCCAGCTCGATCCTGGCCCTGACCATCCAGGGCGAGGACGTCGAGGACACCGGCCTGGTCTGGGAAGTCGCCGACGCCGACTGCTGGACCTACCCGCTGCCCGGCAGCCTGTGCCTGCAACCCTGGCGCGCCACGCCGACCGGCCAGCTGCAGGTGAGCATGCACCCGAGCCAGGGCCTGCCGGCCAGCCCGGCCGATCCGCGGCATGTGCTGGTCAAGGTGATCGACGCGTTGAAGGCCGACGGCTATCACCCGGTGATGGCGGTCGAGCTGGAGTTCTACCTGCTGGACAAGGCCCGCGACGCCAACGGCCGCCCGCAACCGGCCGTGCAGATGAACGGCGTGCGCCCGCAGGCGCCGCAGGTCTACGGCGTGCTCGAACTGGAGCAGCAGCAGGCCTTCCTCGACGACCTCTACGCCGCCTGCGAGGCCCAGGGTCTGCCGGTGCGCACGGCGATCTCCGAGTACGCCCCCGGCCAGCTCGAGCTGACCCTCGAGCACCGCTTCGACGCGTTGCAGGCGGTCGACGAAGGCGTGCGCTACAAGCGCCTGGTCAAGGGCGTGGCCAACAAGCACGGGCTGCAGGCCTGCTTCATGGCCAAGCCGTTCGGCGACCTGGCCGGCAGCGGCCTGCATATGCACGTCAGCCTGGCCGACGCCGATGGCAACAACCTCTATGCCAGCGACGATCCGCAGGGCACGCCGCTGCTCAGACATTCCATCGGCGGCATGCTGGCGACCCTGCTCGACGCGCTGGCGATCTTCTGCCCCAACGCCAACTCGTTCCGCCGCTTCCAGGCCAACAGCTACGCGCCGCTGGCCAAGAGCTGGGGGGTCAACAACCGCACCGTGTCGCTGCGCGTGCCGGGCGGCCCGGCCCACAGCCGGCACATCGAGCATCGCATCTGCGGCGCCGACGCCAACCCCTACCTGGCCGCCGCGGCGATCCTCGCCGGCATCCACCTGGGTATTCGCGAACAGCTCGACCCGGGCGCGCCGATCACCGGCAACGGCTACGCCCAGGCCAGCGAATTCCTGCCCACCGACTGGCTCACCGCCCTGCGCGCGCTGGAGCAGTCGGCCTGGGCCAAGGAGGCCTTGGGCGAGGAATTCCTCAAGGTGTTCCTGGCCATCAAGCAGACCGAATACCGCCAGTTCATGGCCGAGGTCGGCGAGCAGGACTGGCGCTGGTACCTGACTCACGCCTGAACTTCGCCGCCGGCAGCGGTCGAAACCCACAGCGGCGCGCGGCAGGGGCCAACCCTCGCCGCGCGCCGAACTCAGTTTGTCGTGATGCCTGGCGCTAGCCGGCATTGTTCATCGGGAGAACCACCATGAGCCAACCCGTAGTACTGATCACCGGCGCCGCCGGCGGCCTCGGCCGCGCCCTGGCACACCGCTTCCACCAGGGCAACTGGCGGCTGGCGGTGACCGACCAGAACGCCGCCGGCCTGGCCCAGCTCGGCCATGAGCTGCCCCTGGCCGCCAGCCTGCCCGCCGACCTGCGCACGGCCGAGGCCTGCCGCGATCTGGTCGGCCGCGTGCTCGGCCATACCGGGCGACTGGATGCCCTGATCAACGCCGCCGGGGTGTGGCGCGAGGGCCCGGTGGACGCCTTCAGCGAGGCGGACTTCGATCTGGTCATGGGGGTCAACCTCAAGGCGCCGTTCTTCATGTGCGCGGCGGCGATTCCCCATCTCAAGGACAGCCACGGCGCCATCGTCAATATCTCCAGCGACGCCGGTCGCCAGGGCAACCAGAACGCCGCCGCTTACTGCGCCAGCAAGGGCGGCCTGACCCTGCTGAGCAAGACCCTGGCGCTGGACCTCGCCCCCCACGGCGTGCGCTGCAACACGGTGTCGCCCGGCGACATCGACACGCCGATGCTCAACTTCCAGGCCGAGCAGTATGGCGACGGCAACCCGCGCGCCTACTATCAAAACCTGCTGGCCAAGTACCCGCAGGGGGTGAAGGCGCGCTTCGTCCAGCCGAGCGAGGTGGCCGAACTGGTGTACTTCCTCTGCCAACCGCACGCCGCCGCCATCACCGGCGCCGACCTGGCCATCGACTTCGGCCTGTCCGCCGGCAAGTGATACCGCTCGCCCCCTTCAACGTCTGCGGGTAGCGACTGGCCTGACGAGCCGGGCCCGCTCCGCGACGGTGCACCGGGGGCCGCAACAGGGCAGGAGCGCTCCGCTGCAACGCCGCGGGCTGCCAGGGTTGCCTGTACAGGCCCGATTTAGCCGCTGACCGGTGCGGCCGCGCTACGGCCCGGTGCAGCGGCCGCAAACTTGCATAGCCAGGTGCGCTGGCACGGCGAAGAGCACAAGCAGCACCTATAACCCTCGGGACCGCAAGCGCCAGCACATAACTTATCCGCCTATGAGAAGCGCATGGAACTTGGAACCAACAAACTGTCGATGACCGTGCTGATGACCCCGGACAAGGCCAACTTCTCAGGCAACGTGCACGGCGGCACCCTGCTCAAGTACCTCGACGAGGTCGCCTACGCCTGCGCCAGCCGCTATGCCGGCAGCTACGTGGTGACCCTGTCGGTGGACCAGGTGGTGTTCCGCGAGCCGATCCACGTCGGCGAGCTGGTCACCTTCCTCGCCG is drawn from Pseudomonas cavernae and contains these coding sequences:
- a CDS encoding alpha/beta hydrolase, encoding MLRRAWFFLALLLAGCQPPLQRLQQLSAAHAHRVEIYPTAPFPLALSLPQQAPAASHLRVYLEGEGHAWATASQPSLDPSPHQLLLAELALSDPQPSVYLARPCQFVSAPACRPALWTDRRFAAEVLASLDQALEQLKRRYGNPSFELIGYSGGGALALLLAARRDDVELVQTLAGNLTPTQWTQLLHLRLLQDAREPLSERARLAQIPQRHLAGAADPIVPPQLLELYRRQLGPANCLEIAVLPGVSHAEGWAQAWPQWRDRPLRCQP
- a CDS encoding GntR family transcriptional regulator, with protein sequence MADNLQEQLYQRLREGLLAGRFQPGQRLKIRDLAAEWGTSPMPVRAALQRLVAEGALEGEAQRSLRVPAMTRERFQQLLQARLAVEGLAVEIAAGRLSAAELTTLEDCVARMESALERRDVQGYLNDNSRFHLTLYRACANPVLLRMIEGLWLQVGPFFNRLFTEADLSLRLNDFHDDALKALQAGDGKAARLAMEQDLSYFGQSLLNLLALENGG
- a CDS encoding SDR family NAD(P)-dependent oxidoreductase, with amino-acid sequence MVKKMEMRGQVALISGVGSEQGIGMAIARRLGRQGVRLLLTASSARVEQRAAELLAEGIEARARPADLTAEQQVGALVEWAEQQWGRVDILVNNAGMAMQGSPEPFAALAAMDLATWQLSLGRNLTSAFLLSRGVLAGMQARGYGRIVNISSTTGTRGSNPGEAAYSAAKAGMLGMSMGLALEVAKQGITVNSVAPGWIATGSSTAEEQHAAQYTPLGRAGRPEEVAAAVAFLASPESSYITGEVLVVDGGNCLIENKAPC
- a CDS encoding aspartate aminotransferase family protein, whose product is MTASGIAAAAVEAFAARERQRFLEQNPKSVALAERARHSLFGGVPMHWMADWSTPSPLFVERAKGARFYDVDGHEYIDFCLGDTGTMFGHSPDPIARAIAEQAGSGLTTMLPGEDAVVAGELLAARFGLPYWQVTATATDSNRYVLRWARAITQRKTLLVFDGCYHGTVDDVMVRCRDGATVHRSGLVGQAYDLTQYSRAIPFNDIQALEAALAQGDVCALLCEPAMTNIGMVLPEPGFMQQCRELTRKYGALLIIDETHTISTDIGGCTKLWGLEPDFFVVGKPIAGGVPCGIFGCSAAMAEAMQQARQQASAGSQGHGHSGMGTTLSANALAMHCMRANLEQVMTQAAYDHMLPLAKRLADGFRGLIAKHDLQWSVTELGARSEFQFCPVSPKTGADAEAAFHDELQMALHLYLINRGILITPFHNMTLCCPDTSAADVDRLIATLDQALAELLAIPGARLNR
- a CDS encoding glutamine synthetase family protein, which translates into the protein MHFADIQEARDFLAQHPEVRSLELFLIDANGVPRGKLLHRDELLAIYENGRPLPSSILALTIQGEDVEDTGLVWEVADADCWTYPLPGSLCLQPWRATPTGQLQVSMHPSQGLPASPADPRHVLVKVIDALKADGYHPVMAVELEFYLLDKARDANGRPQPAVQMNGVRPQAPQVYGVLELEQQQAFLDDLYAACEAQGLPVRTAISEYAPGQLELTLEHRFDALQAVDEGVRYKRLVKGVANKHGLQACFMAKPFGDLAGSGLHMHVSLADADGNNLYASDDPQGTPLLRHSIGGMLATLLDALAIFCPNANSFRRFQANSYAPLAKSWGVNNRTVSLRVPGGPAHSRHIEHRICGADANPYLAAAAILAGIHLGIREQLDPGAPITGNGYAQASEFLPTDWLTALRALEQSAWAKEALGEEFLKVFLAIKQTEYRQFMAEVGEQDWRWYLTHA
- a CDS encoding SDR family NAD(P)-dependent oxidoreductase; translation: MSQPVVLITGAAGGLGRALAHRFHQGNWRLAVTDQNAAGLAQLGHELPLAASLPADLRTAEACRDLVGRVLGHTGRLDALINAAGVWREGPVDAFSEADFDLVMGVNLKAPFFMCAAAIPHLKDSHGAIVNISSDAGRQGNQNAAAYCASKGGLTLLSKTLALDLAPHGVRCNTVSPGDIDTPMLNFQAEQYGDGNPRAYYQNLLAKYPQGVKARFVQPSEVAELVYFLCQPHAAAITGADLAIDFGLSAGK